A stretch of Shewanella dokdonensis DNA encodes these proteins:
- a CDS encoding diacylglycerol kinase, translated as MKPANNHGIKRIFRATGFSMQGLRSAWVHEAAFRQEAILALLMLPFALWVNIPAVEKLWLILTVFIVLIVELLNSAIEAVVDRIGDEYHPLSGQAKDIASAAVFMSLCLCGITWLVILWPLLKAAM; from the coding sequence ATGAAACCAGCTAATAACCACGGAATTAAGCGTATTTTTCGCGCCACCGGTTTTTCCATGCAGGGACTTAGATCTGCATGGGTGCATGAAGCAGCCTTCCGTCAGGAGGCTATTCTAGCACTGCTCATGTTGCCGTTTGCCTTGTGGGTGAACATACCTGCCGTGGAAAAGTTATGGCTGATCCTGACAGTGTTTATTGTGCTGATCGTTGAGCTGCTGAATTCCGCCATAGAAGCGGTGGTTGATCGTATCGGTGATGAATATCACCCACTCAGTGGTCAAGCCAAGGACATTGCCTCTGCCGCAGTATTTATGAGCTTGTGTCTGTGCGGTATCACTTGGCTGGTTATCTTGTGGCCCTTGCTGAAAGCTGCCATGTAA
- the hdfR gene encoding HTH-type transcriptional regulator HdfR, whose product MDTDLLKTFLEVSHTRHFGKAAENLYLTRSAVSFRVKQLEMILGVELFERQRNNIQPTPAGERMLVHAEAVLLAWERAKQDVSLSQVQSVQLAIGAAPNIWDAYLQDYLQGLHKGLSGVALRTEVQNQSVMTRQLMERTLDLAISFDPPKLEEFELLPVGEVVLGLVSNVVVDSLAAVRKLQYIKVDWGTAFNIQHARDFTELPLPVLHTGSARIALDFLLNNGGSAFLPQKMVQPFIDKGQLHWVPATDTISRNVYVSYLTSNDRLPQILQAVNYLKAQA is encoded by the coding sequence ATGGACACCGACCTGCTTAAAACTTTCCTGGAAGTCTCTCACACGCGTCATTTCGGTAAAGCGGCCGAAAATCTCTATCTGACCCGTAGTGCGGTTTCCTTTCGGGTAAAACAACTGGAAATGATCTTGGGCGTTGAACTGTTTGAACGGCAACGGAACAACATTCAGCCCACTCCCGCCGGAGAGCGCATGTTAGTCCATGCCGAAGCGGTGTTACTGGCTTGGGAGCGCGCTAAACAGGATGTATCGCTCAGTCAGGTGCAATCGGTGCAGCTCGCCATTGGTGCCGCGCCCAATATCTGGGACGCTTACCTACAAGATTATCTGCAAGGCTTGCATAAAGGTCTTTCCGGGGTGGCGTTGCGCACTGAAGTGCAGAACCAGTCAGTGATGACCCGGCAACTGATGGAGCGAACCCTTGATCTGGCGATTTCATTTGATCCGCCAAAGTTGGAAGAATTTGAGCTATTACCCGTGGGTGAAGTGGTATTGGGGCTGGTCAGTAATGTCGTGGTTGATTCATTAGCGGCGGTGCGAAAACTGCAATACATTAAGGTTGACTGGGGAACGGCTTTTAATATTCAGCATGCACGTGATTTTACTGAGTTGCCGCTGCCAGTATTGCACACTGGCTCGGCCAGAATCGCACTGGATTTTTTGTTGAATAACGGCGGCAGTGCCTTCTTGCCACAGAAAATGGTGCAACCTTTTATTGATAAAGGCCAACTGCACTGGGTGCCAGCCACTGACACCATCAGCCGCAATGTTTATGTTTCTTATCTGACCAGCAATGACCGTCTGCCACAGATCCTACAGGCGGTAAACTACTTGAAAGCACAGGCCTGA
- a CDS encoding DUF413 domain-containing protein, translating to MLTTTSSSSSVPQDNAVSFTATRRFYDDANFPKGFRRCGDFTQKEAELLEAHGVAMQALAAGSLLPRTSDEQRFVEVIKGLQAATSPLEKLWIKYTTLALGRPFYAVVGTNLVRPSEADAYLDVLDSDIADEDEEPKAEEKA from the coding sequence ATGTTAACCACGACTTCTTCATCTTCTTCAGTGCCGCAGGATAATGCTGTGAGTTTTACCGCGACACGCCGTTTCTATGATGATGCTAACTTTCCCAAGGGCTTTCGGCGCTGTGGGGATTTTACCCAAAAAGAAGCCGAGTTGCTTGAGGCCCATGGCGTTGCCATGCAAGCACTGGCCGCAGGCAGCCTGTTGCCACGCACCAGTGATGAACAACGCTTTGTTGAGGTTATCAAAGGATTACAAGCAGCAACCAGCCCGCTGGAAAAACTCTGGATAAAGTACACCACGCTGGCATTGGGGCGACCGTTCTATGCCGTTGTTGGCACCAATCTGGTTAGGCCATCGGAAGCCGATGCTTATCTGGATGTCTTAGATAGCGATATTGCGGACGAAGACGAAGAGCCCAAGGCGGAAGAAAAAGCCTGA
- a CDS encoding M28 family metallopeptidase, with translation MVNAGPFHFDESTYRQDVKTLASDKFEGRGPLSEGEKLTINYLEKSFRDMGLKPGFGDSYVQDVPMAKITADQQMQLHIGKLTFSNGQDFTARTEQVVPQVQLVNSDVVFVGYGINAPEYGWNDYAGVDVKGKTVIVLVNDPGFATQNPKVFKGNAMTYYGRWTYKYEEAARQGAKAVFIVHETAPAAYGWNVVESSNTNSKYTLVDDNNNLSHVGVMGWIQHQVAQQIFHAAGLDYEQLKLTAVHPGFKAVALPLQANLTINNHIERATSHNVAGLLPGTTQADEWLVMHAHWDHLGKAMVDGKEAIYHGAVDNASGVAGVLALARHFKGLKGKAAPKRSILFANFTAEENGLLGAQYFAEHPPVPTKKLVALLNIDGMNVGKPTDYVLRYGDGVSELEHYLADAAKAQGRAVRADPRPQNGLMFRSDHFALAKEGVPGLLFLSLGDTDPDYIAHKYHQPADRYDPQWNLGGVAQDLSLMSDILNKLANSHDWPKWLEDSDFKKRRAQDGL, from the coding sequence ATGGTCAATGCCGGCCCTTTCCATTTTGATGAGTCCACTTATCGGCAAGATGTTAAAACCTTAGCCAGTGATAAATTTGAAGGTCGCGGTCCGTTGTCAGAAGGCGAGAAACTGACGATTAATTATCTGGAAAAATCGTTCCGCGACATGGGGCTTAAGCCCGGGTTTGGTGATAGCTACGTGCAAGATGTGCCGATGGCGAAGATCACCGCAGATCAGCAGATGCAACTGCATATCGGCAAGCTGACCTTCAGCAATGGTCAAGATTTTACCGCACGCACCGAGCAGGTCGTGCCACAGGTGCAGTTAGTTAACAGTGATGTCGTGTTTGTGGGCTATGGCATTAATGCGCCGGAATATGGCTGGAATGACTACGCTGGCGTTGATGTCAAAGGTAAAACGGTTATTGTGCTGGTGAATGACCCAGGGTTTGCAACACAGAACCCCAAGGTGTTTAAAGGCAACGCTATGACCTACTATGGCCGCTGGACGTATAAGTATGAAGAAGCCGCACGGCAAGGCGCTAAAGCAGTGTTCATTGTGCATGAAACCGCGCCAGCAGCCTATGGCTGGAATGTGGTGGAAAGCAGCAACACTAACAGCAAATACACCTTGGTTGACGACAATAACAACTTGTCTCATGTCGGCGTTATGGGTTGGATCCAGCACCAGGTGGCGCAGCAGATCTTTCATGCCGCGGGGCTGGATTATGAGCAGTTAAAACTGACGGCTGTGCACCCAGGCTTCAAAGCGGTGGCGCTACCCTTGCAAGCCAATCTGACCATAAACAACCATATTGAACGAGCCACATCGCATAACGTCGCGGGATTATTACCGGGGACAACACAGGCGGATGAATGGCTAGTGATGCATGCCCATTGGGATCACTTGGGCAAGGCCATGGTCGATGGTAAAGAAGCCATCTACCATGGCGCGGTTGATAACGCTTCAGGGGTGGCTGGCGTATTGGCTTTAGCTCGCCACTTTAAAGGCTTGAAGGGCAAAGCCGCACCTAAACGCTCCATTCTGTTTGCTAACTTTACCGCCGAAGAAAATGGCTTATTGGGCGCGCAGTATTTTGCCGAGCACCCACCGGTTCCTACCAAAAAGCTGGTGGCATTGCTTAACATCGATGGTATGAATGTCGGCAAACCTACGGACTATGTGCTGCGCTACGGCGATGGTGTTTCTGAGCTGGAACACTATCTGGCGGATGCGGCTAAAGCCCAAGGGCGTGCAGTGAGAGCCGATCCTAGACCTCAAAATGGTTTGATGTTCCGTTCTGATCATTTTGCTTTGGCTAAGGAAGGCGTACCGGGATTGCTGTTTCTGAGCCTCGGTGATACCGACCCAGATTATATTGCCCATAAATATCATCAGCCCGCCGACCGTTATGATCCGCAGTGGAACTTGGGTGGTGTGGCGCAGGATTTAAGCTTAATGAGCGATATTCTCAACAAACTGGCAAACAGCCATGACTGGCCTAAATGGCTCGAAGATTCCGATTTTAAAAAGCGTCGGGCGCAAGACGGTCTGTGA
- a CDS encoding diguanylate cyclase domain-containing protein, with protein sequence MTQSLLQQAAQYLKKALPLMLKYQIPTTPTNYALWYTYVSEQNSQLNAQLDEVISQYQTCPPTTAEVLYQQHLGDPKDLNVHNLRQNMEAMTTELSQSLRDTSIDTDSFRNKLEANFGKLSLLEQESFSLEQVMDMVRGLVQDSDDIINSTTYFTRQLDKAQQEIEALRQRLSTAEHDVMYDALTGCFNRRAFNLDLHALLQQSPEGTCLILSDIDHFKDFNDTYGHVLGDQVLKAVSKRMQDSCRDGIKLYRFGGEEFAVIVPKSQQRIARQLAESMRRSLEKVTVRDRKQHASVGNISASFGVSEWQPKDSTASLIERTDQLLYEAKRLGRNRVMPING encoded by the coding sequence ATGACCCAATCACTACTGCAGCAAGCGGCACAATATCTGAAAAAAGCACTGCCGTTGATGCTGAAATATCAGATACCCACTACGCCCACTAACTATGCGCTGTGGTACACCTATGTCAGCGAGCAAAATTCCCAGCTCAACGCCCAGCTTGATGAAGTCATATCGCAGTATCAAACCTGCCCGCCAACCACAGCAGAAGTGCTATATCAGCAACATCTAGGTGATCCCAAAGATCTTAACGTCCACAATTTGCGACAGAATATGGAAGCCATGACCACGGAACTGTCGCAATCGCTACGCGATACCAGCATTGATACGGACTCCTTTCGCAATAAGCTGGAAGCAAACTTTGGTAAGTTGAGTCTGTTGGAACAAGAATCCTTCAGTCTGGAACAGGTGATGGATATGGTTCGAGGGCTGGTACAAGACTCAGATGATATTATCAACAGTACCACCTACTTCACCCGGCAATTGGATAAAGCCCAACAGGAAATTGAGGCGCTACGGCAACGGTTGTCAACCGCTGAACATGATGTAATGTACGATGCGCTAACTGGCTGCTTTAACCGCCGCGCCTTTAACCTAGATCTGCATGCGTTACTGCAACAGTCACCGGAAGGCACTTGCTTGATCCTCAGTGATATCGATCATTTCAAAGATTTTAACGACACCTACGGCCATGTGTTGGGCGATCAAGTATTAAAAGCGGTGTCCAAGCGGATGCAAGATAGTTGTCGTGATGGCATTAAACTGTACCGCTTTGGTGGTGAAGAATTTGCCGTTATTGTGCCCAAAAGTCAGCAGCGCATCGCCAGACAGTTAGCAGAATCAATGCGCCGCTCGCTGGAAAAAGTCACGGTGCGTGATAGAAAACAACACGCCAGTGTTGGCAATATCAGCGCCAGCTTCGGGGTCAGCGAATGGCAGCCGAAAGACTCGACTGCCAGCCTGATTGAACGCACAGATCAACTCTTGTATGAAGCCAAGCGCTTAGGCCGTAACCGGGTGATGCCCATAAACGGCTAG
- a CDS encoding 1-acyl-sn-glycerol-3-phosphate acyltransferase: protein MTENSSFDDIRPYQDGEVSAALARILQSHELRRTLARWRFPRLSHLAPWLTDWLVNQHLHHQLGTLQTVADVQQVVVAYMQRMMATTVTELSFSGLDKLAADKAYLFISNHRDIALDPAFINMALFAHGQQTVRIAIGDNLLTKDYVADLMRLNKSFIVKRSATSPREKLKASKHLSAFIQHSLQQEHSHVWLAQREGRAKDGNDGTNAAIISMLALNRPKTQEYADYIRELNIVPVAISYEWDPCDAAKTQELFSLRQTGEYRKQTHEDIASIAAGIAGFKGHVHLAFGEPLTADYGNAEAVAAEIDRQIWQNYRLYPSNLLAYQQLTGSDDIAKHMSEVELADCQQQRALFQQRLQSIASAQQDIFLAMYANPVLNKTGEASPVILHEQQTAAEATHPSV from the coding sequence ATGACTGAAAACAGCTCTTTTGATGACATCCGTCCCTATCAAGATGGTGAAGTGTCTGCTGCTCTGGCGCGTATTCTGCAAAGTCATGAACTCCGGCGCACCCTGGCGCGCTGGCGGTTTCCACGCTTGAGCCACTTGGCTCCTTGGCTCACAGACTGGTTGGTGAACCAGCATCTGCATCATCAACTTGGTACCTTGCAAACGGTGGCGGATGTCCAACAGGTGGTGGTCGCTTATATGCAGCGGATGATGGCGACAACCGTGACCGAGCTGAGTTTTTCTGGCTTGGATAAATTGGCGGCAGATAAAGCCTATCTGTTTATCAGCAATCATCGCGACATTGCGCTGGACCCGGCGTTTATCAATATGGCGTTATTCGCCCATGGACAGCAGACAGTACGCATCGCTATTGGTGATAACCTGCTGACTAAAGACTATGTGGCGGATTTAATGCGCTTAAACAAAAGCTTTATCGTCAAGCGTTCAGCCACAAGCCCACGAGAAAAACTCAAAGCCTCAAAACATCTGTCGGCGTTTATTCAACACTCATTGCAGCAAGAACACAGTCATGTGTGGCTGGCGCAACGTGAAGGCCGGGCCAAAGACGGTAACGACGGTACTAACGCTGCGATTATCTCAATGCTGGCGTTGAATCGGCCGAAAACCCAGGAATATGCGGATTATATTCGCGAACTGAATATTGTGCCGGTGGCAATCTCGTATGAGTGGGACCCTTGTGATGCAGCCAAAACGCAAGAGCTGTTCAGCTTGCGCCAGACCGGGGAATATCGCAAACAGACCCATGAGGATATTGCTAGCATCGCCGCGGGGATTGCAGGCTTTAAAGGTCATGTGCATCTGGCCTTTGGCGAACCGTTGACGGCTGACTACGGCAATGCTGAGGCGGTGGCTGCCGAGATAGATCGGCAGATTTGGCAAAATTATCGACTGTATCCCAGTAACTTGCTGGCATATCAGCAACTCACTGGGTCAGATGATATAGCGAAGCACATGAGTGAGGTTGAGTTAGCGGACTGTCAGCAACAGCGGGCGCTATTCCAGCAGCGGTTGCAGTCAATTGCCAGTGCCCAGCAGGATATTTTCTTGGCGATGTATGCCAATCCAGTATTGAACAAAACGGGTGAGGCGTCACCCGTCATCTTGCATGAACAGCAGACCGCCGCCGAAGCTACGCACCCGTCAGTTTAA
- a CDS encoding class GN sortase — protein MILLLLSGLILVAKGGYMQAKAMFAQYLIEEAWNKSLQDRQPHKPWFWADTHPVGKLWIGDNPPLYVLAGASGRNLAFGPAQMMSSAKPGELGNTVIAGHRDTHFAVLAYARRGQTVRLQTMDGATHFYRIRATRIVHQSQTQWLENSDESLLTLVTCYPFNALSGGAELRFLVEAEEIAPLQRSA, from the coding sequence ATGATACTGCTGTTGTTGTCAGGACTGATTTTGGTAGCGAAAGGAGGATATATGCAGGCTAAAGCAATGTTTGCCCAGTACCTGATTGAGGAAGCCTGGAACAAAAGTCTGCAAGACAGACAACCACATAAACCCTGGTTTTGGGCCGACACCCATCCCGTTGGCAAATTGTGGATTGGTGATAACCCGCCATTATATGTATTGGCCGGAGCCAGTGGCCGCAATCTGGCCTTTGGCCCGGCGCAGATGATGAGTAGTGCCAAACCGGGCGAGTTGGGCAATACCGTGATTGCCGGGCATCGTGATACTCATTTCGCGGTGTTGGCCTATGCTAGGCGCGGGCAGACAGTGCGCTTGCAGACGATGGACGGTGCCACACACTTTTACCGCATTCGAGCGACCCGCATTGTGCATCAATCACAAACCCAATGGTTGGAAAACAGTGATGAATCATTGCTCACCTTGGTGACCTGTTACCCATTTAATGCGTTATCAGGCGGTGCGGAATTACGATTTCTGGTGGAAGCTGAAGAAATTGCACCACTGCAACGGTCAGCCTGA
- a CDS encoding marine proteobacterial sortase target protein yields the protein MKKEFSAALAGTARRDETLAEGTLSSSQALLPDWLFGLMQGGGLLLLAVLLFNLLASVSAVASTQTPEDMVLNPEWPGTGTLEWQSDNATHIAPALQTDVNMQVSGLTNRVTVTQHYTNHSEQWLNGRYLFPLPENSAVDSLQMKIGERLIEGQIKPKKEARQLYEQAKADGKRASLLSQQRPNLFTAEVANLGPGQMLEIRFSYQQTLDYRDGQFSLRFPMTLTPRYIPASMLASATQLQDALSLQTPMLDSHALKQEQASSNRTRISIALDAGLPLAAVSCSSHQIQQQPQPDGSVAVTLVNTLPDRDFVLNWQPQAAVVPEAALYSQLGLSHNENMDKNAAPDSSRYSLLMMMPPAVKPQTDNPRELILVIDTSGSMSGDAMAQAKSAVLYALSGLKPQDSFNILAFSSEVQQLAAQALPVTAHNIGRAQQFVRSLEANGGTEMAKALQQALPFTGDTGANGSAEALRQVIFMTDGAVGNENDLFTMIRDRLGNSRLFTIGIGSAPNSHFMRRAAELGRGTFTYIGNMHEVEQKRWHCSTKLRRQHSPMCNCITAMARCRTIGQHIFPICIWANLW from the coding sequence ATGAAAAAGGAATTTTCCGCCGCCTTGGCCGGAACTGCTCGCCGCGATGAAACCCTCGCCGAAGGAACTCTGTCCAGCAGTCAGGCGTTGCTGCCTGACTGGCTGTTCGGCCTGATGCAAGGGGGCGGCTTGTTACTGTTAGCGGTATTGCTGTTCAACCTGCTAGCTTCGGTATCTGCCGTGGCATCCACACAGACACCAGAAGATATGGTGCTTAATCCCGAGTGGCCGGGCACAGGTACACTGGAGTGGCAGAGTGACAATGCCACTCATATTGCGCCGGCGTTGCAAACCGATGTGAATATGCAGGTATCTGGGCTGACCAACCGAGTTACCGTCACCCAACATTACACCAATCACAGTGAACAGTGGCTCAATGGCCGCTACCTGTTCCCATTGCCAGAAAACTCGGCGGTGGACAGCTTGCAGATGAAAATTGGTGAGCGGCTGATAGAAGGGCAGATCAAACCCAAAAAAGAGGCGCGACAGCTCTATGAACAGGCGAAAGCTGACGGCAAGCGCGCCAGCTTGCTGAGCCAGCAGCGGCCAAATCTGTTTACCGCGGAAGTGGCAAATCTGGGGCCAGGACAAATGCTGGAGATCCGGTTTAGTTATCAGCAGACGCTGGATTATCGTGATGGTCAATTCAGTCTGAGATTTCCTATGACCCTGACGCCGCGCTACATTCCAGCTTCTATGCTGGCATCGGCAACGCAATTGCAAGATGCTTTATCACTGCAAACACCAATGCTGGATAGCCATGCACTGAAGCAGGAGCAAGCCAGTAGCAATCGTACCCGTATTAGCATCGCGCTGGATGCCGGTTTGCCCTTGGCCGCGGTGAGCTGCTCTAGCCATCAGATCCAACAACAGCCACAGCCTGATGGCAGTGTGGCCGTTACCTTGGTAAATACCTTGCCGGATCGGGACTTTGTCCTTAACTGGCAACCACAAGCGGCAGTGGTTCCCGAAGCCGCGCTATATAGCCAACTTGGGCTGAGCCATAACGAGAATATGGATAAAAATGCGGCGCCAGATAGCAGCCGTTACAGCCTGTTGATGATGATGCCGCCAGCCGTGAAACCGCAGACCGATAACCCACGGGAATTGATATTGGTGATTGATACTTCCGGGTCAATGTCTGGGGATGCGATGGCACAAGCCAAGAGCGCGGTGCTGTACGCGCTGTCAGGCCTTAAACCGCAGGATAGTTTTAACATTCTGGCGTTCAGCTCCGAGGTACAACAATTGGCAGCGCAAGCTTTGCCTGTGACCGCGCACAATATTGGCCGGGCACAGCAGTTTGTGCGCAGTTTGGAGGCCAATGGCGGCACGGAAATGGCCAAAGCACTGCAACAGGCGTTGCCATTTACTGGTGATACTGGAGCGAATGGCTCCGCAGAGGCGTTACGGCAAGTGATCTTTATGACCGATGGCGCCGTGGGTAATGAAAATGACCTGTTTACCATGATCCGTGACCGTCTGGGCAATAGCCGCTTATTCACTATCGGCATCGGCAGCGCTCCCAACAGCCATTTTATGCGGCGAGCCGCAGAATTGGGGCGAGGCACCTTCACTTATATTGGCAATATGCACGAAGTGGAGCAAAAACGGTGGCATTGCTCAACAAAATTGCGGCGCCAACACTCACCGATGTGCAACTGCATTACCGCGATGGCACGGTGCCGGACTATTGGCCAGCACATATTCCCGATCTGTATATGGGCGAACCTATGGTGA
- a CDS encoding OmpA family protein — MDLSGYADRRGSAEFNQQLSEQRVQAVRDFLIQQGVQGDRLTASAYGASAPLSQNESLEGDFFDRRVTLRLQSPDAALAANNQQ, encoded by the coding sequence TTGGATCTTTCTGGCTATGCCGATCGTCGGGGCTCAGCCGAATTCAACCAGCAATTATCAGAGCAGCGCGTCCAAGCCGTACGTGATTTTCTGATCCAGCAAGGCGTGCAAGGTGACAGACTTACCGCGAGTGCTTATGGTGCCAGCGCGCCATTAAGCCAGAACGAAAGTCTGGAAGGCGACTTCTTTGATCGCCGGGTGACTCTGCGTCTGCAAAGTCCTGATGCAGCGCTGGCCGCCAACAATCAGCAGTAA
- the pdsO gene encoding sortase-associated OmpA-like protein PdsO — translation MKQHIISALVISSLMVMPAMAQQRQDNQTEAAVGFGSGMLLGAVVGGPVGAIVGAFSGSLVGKSVGDDKYIKAQQQTLDAQTQQITALNQQQQSLQQLQTQYAEAQRQLNTLQAARASKLEELTVGMNVQFRTGTAEIEPHFATQLKDIAYAMNLAPN, via the coding sequence ATGAAACAGCATATTATCTCTGCGTTAGTGATCTCTTCTCTGATGGTAATGCCGGCAATGGCACAGCAGCGCCAGGACAATCAAACCGAAGCCGCCGTAGGTTTCGGCAGCGGTATGCTTTTAGGGGCCGTGGTCGGCGGTCCGGTGGGGGCGATTGTGGGTGCCTTCAGTGGCAGTCTGGTGGGTAAAAGTGTGGGGGATGACAAATACATCAAAGCCCAGCAACAGACATTAGATGCACAGACACAGCAAATTACCGCGCTTAATCAGCAACAGCAGTCGTTGCAGCAGTTACAAACACAATATGCCGAGGCGCAGCGGCAACTCAACACCTTACAAGCGGCTCGTGCCTCCAAGCTGGAAGAATTGACCGTGGGGATGAATGTACAGTTTCGTACCGGCACGGCTGAGATTGAACCGCATTTTGCGACACAGCTGAAAGATATCGCTTACGCCATGAACTTAGCCCCGAACTGA
- the pdsR gene encoding proteobacterial dedicated sortase system response regulator, with protein sequence MKRIAIVEDEAAIRENYKDVLQNQGYSVQGYANRAEAMQAFNTRLPDLAIIDIGLEHEIDGGFTLCQALRAMSGTLPIIFLTARDSDFDTVCGLRLGADDYLSKDVSFPHLLARLAALFRRSELADNSNQSESLMERGHLSIDANRIQVCWKNVPLELTVTEFWMVHALAKHPGHVRSRGDLMQEAKIYVDDSTITSHVKRIRKKFLALDAEFDCIDTVYGMGYRWDSHA encoded by the coding sequence ATGAAACGCATCGCCATCGTGGAAGATGAAGCCGCTATCCGCGAGAACTATAAAGATGTATTACAAAATCAGGGCTACAGCGTGCAAGGTTATGCGAACCGCGCTGAGGCGATGCAGGCATTCAATACCCGGCTGCCAGATCTGGCCATTATTGATATTGGGCTGGAACATGAAATTGATGGTGGTTTTACCCTGTGTCAGGCGCTGCGGGCAATGTCCGGTACGCTGCCAATTATTTTTCTGACGGCGCGCGACAGTGACTTTGATACGGTTTGCGGGCTGCGACTCGGCGCGGATGACTATCTCAGCAAAGATGTGAGTTTTCCGCATTTGTTGGCGCGTTTAGCGGCGCTGTTTCGGCGCAGTGAGTTAGCCGATAACAGCAATCAGAGTGAATCCTTGATGGAGCGCGGACACTTGTCGATAGATGCCAACCGCATTCAGGTGTGTTGGAAAAATGTCCCGCTTGAACTTACCGTAACCGAGTTCTGGATGGTACATGCACTGGCAAAACATCCCGGCCATGTGCGCAGCCGTGGCGACCTGATGCAGGAAGCCAAAATCTATGTGGATGACAGTACCATCACCTCCCACGTTAAACGTATCCGCAAGAAATTTCTGGCGCTCGATGCGGAATTTGACTGCATCGATACGGTATATGGCATGGGTTATCGTTGGGATAGTCACGCGTGA